From Fulvivirga lutea:
AAATAGAAATTCTTTTACCCGACAGGTTAAGCCAGTCTCTTCTTTTATCTCTCTGTTCAAAGTTTTTTCTGCGTTTTCACCGAAAATCATCCCACCTCCAGGTGGCGACCAAAACTCGTTTTCTGAATTAAGTCCTTTGTGATTTACAAGCAGTATGGAGTCATTTTGAACACATATGCCACATACTCGAATTCTAACTTTATCACCATAGGTTTTATTAACAACATCCATACAATAATATTATTCAATATATTCTGATATGAAAAGGCTTCGGCATAATGTTCTTTTATATTTGTGCAAATTCTAATAGTATGCAAGTTTTCAATCCTGATTATAAAAGTCTCATTAAGCAACATCTGGAAAAGCAGCACTTCATGAAGCATATTGGCTTTCAATTAAGTGTGATAGAACCTGGTATCATGGAAGGTACATTAAAACTTGAAGAACATCACAAACAACAAAGAGGGTTTGCTCATGGAGGGTTGGTGGCTACGCTAGCAGATATTACGGCAGGGTTTGCAGCTTACTCATTAGTTCCACCAGAACATCATGTGGTAACAGGAGAACTGAAAATATCTTATCTCAATCCTGGAGTAGGCGAGGAGCTTTATGCAAAAGGCTGGGTATTGAAACAGGGTAAGAAGATTAACTTTTGTGAAGCAGAAGTATGGAGTATTTCTGGTGATGAAAGGGTATTGATAGCCAAAGCTTCCGCAAGTATGATTACCATATTTCCTGGAGATTTTAAGAAATAGTGCCTAAGCCTTCAGAAATATTAAAACAAAAATTTCCTTTTGAGCCAACATCTGATCAGGCTAGAGTTTTTGAGGCCATTGATACACTTATCGATTTGAAAGATGCTCTGGTTATAAAAGGATATGCAGGAACAGGTAAAACCACGTTGATAAGCACCCTGGTGCAGGTATTACCATTATTTAACTATAAGTACGTTTTGCTTGCACCTACAGGAAGAGCCGCCAAAGTAATGGCTTCCTATTCAGGTAGAATGGCATTTACAATTCATAAACGTATTTACAAACAAGCGAATAAAGACGCATCGGGCCCAGTCTTTAAAAGGCAAAAAAATTATTCTAAGAAGACGATTTTTATTATTGATGAGTCCTCGATGATCAACGAAGATGTTGGTTTTGGGAAAAAGGGTCTTCTGACCGATTTAATGGAGTATGTTTTTTCAGAACCTACTAATAAGCTAATTCTGGTTGGTGATAACGCCCAGCTCCCTCCGGTAGGTCAGATTGATAGCCCGGCATTGGATATTAACGTTCTCACCTCAGATTATAAACTTGATGTTGTTGAAGTATTACTCACGGAGGTGATGCGTCAGGAGTTGGAATCAGGCATTTTGTATAATGCTACTAACTTGAGGCAAGAACTGGCTAATAAGGCGCCCAAGGTGGGTATTGACATATCCTTCTCTGACATTTTTAAAATGACAGGGCAAAAACTGGAGGATGGTATTCGATATGCCTATGACAATGAAGGCGTTGAAAACACGGCCATTCTATGTCGCTCGAACAAAAATGCCAATGCTTACAATCAGTATATTCGAAATAGAATTTTTTTCTACGACTCCGAAATAGAGGCAGGAGAATACCTGATGATTGTGAGAAACAATTATTTGTTTGGCCCTGAGGAAATAGGTGGAGGATTTTTAGCCAATGGAGATTTTGTGGAAGTTATGAAGATCGTCTCATTTGAAGAGATGCATGGCTTTAGGTTCGCCACATTGGAATTAAGACTAACAGATTATCCTGACTTGAGAGCTTTTGAAGCAAAAGTGATTTTAGATACTCTTCATTCAGAAACGCCTGCATTAATACAAGAGCAAAATGAGGCACTTTACCAAAGTGTAGCACTTGATTATGCAGATTTGAAACAAAAAGACAAAAAGGAGGCGATGAAAACCGACCCCTACCTTAATGCATTGCAAATTAAATTTGCATATGCAATTACCTGTCATAAAGCACAGGGCGGGCAATGGCCTTTGGTATTTGTTGACCAGGGTTATTTAAAAGAGGAAACAGTAGATCATGATTTTATCAGATGGCTTTACACGGCCATTACACGAGCTACTAAGCAGTTGTTTCTTG
This genomic window contains:
- a CDS encoding PaaI family thioesterase, which codes for MQVFNPDYKSLIKQHLEKQHFMKHIGFQLSVIEPGIMEGTLKLEEHHKQQRGFAHGGLVATLADITAGFAAYSLVPPEHHVVTGELKISYLNPGVGEELYAKGWVLKQGKKINFCEAEVWSISGDERVLIAKASASMITIFPGDFKK
- a CDS encoding ATP-dependent DNA helicase; translation: MPKPSEILKQKFPFEPTSDQARVFEAIDTLIDLKDALVIKGYAGTGKTTLISTLVQVLPLFNYKYVLLAPTGRAAKVMASYSGRMAFTIHKRIYKQANKDASGPVFKRQKNYSKKTIFIIDESSMINEDVGFGKKGLLTDLMEYVFSEPTNKLILVGDNAQLPPVGQIDSPALDINVLTSDYKLDVVEVLLTEVMRQELESGILYNATNLRQELANKAPKVGIDISFSDIFKMTGQKLEDGIRYAYDNEGVENTAILCRSNKNANAYNQYIRNRIFFYDSEIEAGEYLMIVRNNYLFGPEEIGGGFLANGDFVEVMKIVSFEEMHGFRFATLELRLTDYPDLRAFEAKVILDTLHSETPALIQEQNEALYQSVALDYADLKQKDKKEAMKTDPYLNALQIKFAYAITCHKAQGGQWPLVFVDQGYLKEETVDHDFIRWLYTAITRATKQLFLVNFNRQFFVKSYQKS